CTCGGCACGCTCGACCCCGAGAGCATCGTGACGCCGGGCATCTTCGTGCACCAGGTGGTGCGCATCGAACGCGTGGCTACGCAAGCCGGCGGCTTCAAGAAGGCGGCATGACCATGAGCAGCACTTACCAACGTCGTACCAAGGACCAGCTCGCCGCCCGCGTGGCGCAAGACATCTTCGACGGCGCCGTCGTCAACCTCGGCATCGGCCAGCCCACGCTCGTGGCCAACCACTTGCCGCAAGGCCGCGAGGTCATCCTGCAAAGCGAAAACGGCATTCTCGGCATGGGCCCCGCGCCCGCGGCCGGCGAAGAAGACTACGACCTCATCAACGCCGGCAAGCAGCCCGTCACGCTGCTGCCGGGCGGCTCGTTCTTTCACCATGCCGACAGCTTCGCGATGATGCGCGGCGGCCACCTCGACATCTGCGTGCTCGGCGCGTTCCAGGTGTCGGCCACGGGCGACCTCGCCAACTGGCACACCGGCGAGAAAGACGCCATTCCCGCGGTCGGCGGCGCGATGGACCTGGCCATCGGCGCCAAGCAGACCTGGGTGATGATGGATCTGCTCACCAAGCAG
The Variovorax paradoxus genome window above contains:
- a CDS encoding 3-oxoacid CoA-transferase subunit B, which encodes MTMSSTYQRRTKDQLAARVAQDIFDGAVVNLGIGQPTLVANHLPQGREVILQSENGILGMGPAPAAGEEDYDLINAGKQPVTLLPGGSFFHHADSFAMMRGGHLDICVLGAFQVSATGDLANWHTGEKDAIPAVGGAMDLAIGAKQTWVMMDLLTKQGASKLVQECTYPLTGIGCVKRVYSDLATLECTPQGLKLVDLAEGLTREELEKLVGLPIAA